In the Magnetococcales bacterium genome, TCCAAAATCTGGCAGGGTGAACCAATCGGAAGGGGCACTCTGGAATTCCAATAATTTGGTGTTGTGTCCCCGGAATTCCGCAAACCTTTTTGGTGCGTGGGGACAGGGTGTGAGCGGCAGGGTTGATTCACCGGATCCATTCTACGTGTACCAGCCCTTGAGCAACCAGTGGATCCAGTTCGTGGTGATCAGCACTGACCAGTTTGAAACTTCTGGTTTCGGCGATACCCAAGGCGATGGCATCCGCCAGGGAAAGTTTTCCCCGTGCTTTCCATTGGGCCGAAGCCATCATTTCTGATTCAGTCATGGACCACAAGATTTCAATACCTGCGGAGCGAACCAGTCTCAGGACCATCCCTGCGGCGTCTCCCTGCCGGTTGCGCCTCACAGCGTCGTAAG is a window encoding:
- a CDS encoding PIN domain-containing protein, with product MMKGYLLDACALLALLNDEPGADRVDSLLGCGSPMFMSAVNVLEVAYDAVRRNRQGDAAGMVLRLVRSAGIEILWSMTESEMMASAQWKARGKLSLADAIALGIAETRSFKLVSADHHELDPLVAQGLVHVEWIR